The Pseudodesulfovibrio cashew genomic sequence CTTCCGTTCGACCTCTCGGCCACCCTGTTCATCTGCACGGTGAACTCGGTGGAACGGCTCCCTGCCCCACTCAGGGACCGGCTTGAGGTGATCGAGTTCCCGAGCTACACCCGGCAGGAAAAATTCAAGATCGCCATGGACTTCCTTGTCCCGGACCAGCTTAGGCTGCACGGTCTGGACGAACGACTGGTCACGGTCTCGCCCGAAGCGGTCCGGCAGATAGTCACCGACTACACGCGTGAAGCCGGGCTCCGCGGACTGCGCATGCAACTGGCGGCCCTCTGCCGCAAGCTGGCCAAGCATATCCTCGCCAACGGCAAGGACCGCGCCGTGGAAGTGGACACGGATACCGTAGTTGAACTGCTTGGTCCCCCGCCCTTTGCTGCCACCGCGGCCCAGCTCCGCCCCAAGGTGGGCCTGGCCACCAGCCTGGTCTGGACGGAGATAGGAGGCGAGATCATTTTCGTGGAAGCGGCACGCATGAAGGGCAACAAGCAGCTCATGCTGACCGGCTCCCTGGGCGAAGTCCTGCGCGAGTCAGCGCAGACGTCGCTCAGCTACATCCGCAGCCACGCAAGTGAATACGGCATCGATCCCGATTTTTACGAGGTTTCGGACATCCACGTCCACATTCCTGCGGGCGCGGTGTCCAAAGAGGGGCCTTCAGCGGGCGTGGCCATCACCATCGCCCTGCTCTCTCTACTCACCGGACGGCCGGTGCGTCAGGACGTGGCCTCCACCGGGGAGTTGTCGCTGCTGGGCGAGGTCCTGCCCGTGGGCGGAGTCAGGGAAAAGCTCATGGCGGCCCAGTCCTCGGGCATAGCCACGGTGATCCTGCCGCAGGGATGCGCGACAAAGGTCGAGTCAATGGAAGCGGAGGTGGTGGGAAACCTGGACATCCGCTTCGTCTCGTCCATGGAGGAAGCGGCTGCCCTGGCCCTGTGCGATGCGCCTACTCCAGGTGATAACGCTTGATCTTTCTCCAGAGGGAGACCCTGTCGATACCGAGAATCCGCGCGGCCTGAGTCTTGTTGCCCCCGGCTGCGGCGATAACCTTGCGGATATGCGCCTTCTCCACCTCTTCCAGGGTGGGCAGCGGGGCCTCGGCCTTGGCCATGCCGATCTCCTCGGGGAGCAGGTCCGGGGTGAACGACTGCCCCTGCCCCAGTGCCAGCGCCCGCTGAACGATATTCTCCAGCTCGCGCACGTTGCCCGGGAACGGGTAGCGCATGAGAATGTCCAGGGTATCCTGGGCGATCGAAGTGATGCTCTGCCCGGGCTGGCGATGCTTCTCCAGGAAATGGCCGATGAGGATCGGGATGTCCTCGCGGTGCTCACGCAGGGGCGGAGCCTGGAGAGTGACCACGTTGAGCCGGTAGTATAGGTCCTGGCGAAATTCGCCCTTTTCCACCAGCTCGCGCAGGTCGCAGTTGGTGGCCGCCACCACGCGGATATCCACCGGAATCTCTCTGGTACCGCCGACCCGCAGGAACTTGCGCTCCTGCAGCACCCGCAGCAGCTTGACCTGCATGTTCAGCTCCAGCTCGCCGATCTCGTCAAAAAAGACAGTGCCGCCATCGGCAACTTCGAGGATGCCCTTTTGGCCCCTGTTGGCGCCTGTGAAGGCTTCCTTCTCGTGGCCGAACAACTCCTTGTCCATCAACTCCGGGGTAAAGGTTCCGCAGTTGATGGCCATGAACCGCTCGTCCGAGCGCTGGCTGAGTTCGTGGATACCCTGGGCTATGAGCTCCTTGCCGGTGCCGGTCTCGCCCTGGATAAGCACGTTGCAGTTCATCTGGGCCAGTTGCCGGACCGTGTCCTTGAGCTTCACGAAGTCGTCGCTCTGCCCGACCATAGGAAAATCGCTCTTGCCCTGGGCGATGAGTTTGCGCAGCCGCAGGACCTCCACGGACAGGGCGTGCTGCTCGATGGCGCGCTCCACCTGAAGGCGGAGTTCGTCGAGCTTGAGAGGCTTGGCGATGTAGGAGTGCGCACCCTTCTGCATGGCCTTGACCGCGTTGGCCACGGTGGCATGCCCGGTAACCACGATGACCATCAACGACGGATAACGGGCGCGGGCGCGTTCCAGCAGTTCAATGCCGTCCATGCCCGGGAGCATCAGGTCGGTGACGACCAGATCGTACTCCCGCTTGTCCAACTCCCTGAGCCCTTCCTCGGCGGAAATCATGGCCGTGACATTGTGTCCGGCGCCCGTCAGGACGTGAGTCAGATTCTCACGGGCGATCTGCTCGTCTTCGACTACCAGGATGCGCGCTGCGGTCATGCCACCCCCTCCCGAAGCAGAGGCAGGCGAATGAAAAAGGTGGTTCCTTCGCCCGGAGCGCTCTCGGCCCGGATGGAGCCCTGGTGCTTGTCGATGATGCCGTAGACGATGAACAGACCGAGCCCGGTTCCCTGGCCCACCTCCTTGGTGGAGAAAAAGGGATCGAAGATGCGCTGGAGCGTGTCGGCGGACATGCCCTCCCCGGTGTCGGAGATGGCGATGACCTCATGCTCGTCCTCGGTGTACGCCTGGATGTCGATGACACCTTCCCCGCCGCCAATGGCCTGTATGGCATTGATGATCAGGTTGATGAAAGCCTCCTGAAGGCGCTGCCGATCCACCATCAGCACGATGTTGTCCGGAACGTCCACATTCACGGTAATCCTGGGGCCGACCTGGCTGGAGACCAGCCGCACCGAGCTCTCCAGCACGGACTTGATGGGATAGGGCGCTGGCGAAAAATCCTTGTGCCGGGAGAACTCCAGCAGCCCCTTGACGATGTCCCTGGCGCGGATGGTCTCCTGGGTGATGTTGCGCATCATCTTGTCGGCGAACTCGCTCTGCCCGCCGGTCTCCTCCTCCAGAATCTGGGCGGAGGTGGAGATGTTGTTCAGCGGGTTGTTGAGCTGATGGGCGATGCCCGATGCCAGCGTACCGATGGAGGAGAGCTTCTGCGCCTGCACCAACTGGATCTGGCGCTTCTTGAGTTCCTCGACCATGGAGTTCAGGGCGACGAACACCTGCTGGATCTCATCGTGGGCGTTACGCACGGTCAGGGGGACGAAGGTGCCTTGGGCGATGCTGCGCGTGGCTTCCTGCACCTTGCGCAGGGGCCCGAGAATGCTCCGGGTGACAAAGGCCACCAGGGCGAGCACGACCACCGCGATGACGCCCATGGAGATCACCAGGGTCATGCGCAGCTTTTGGTTGATCCCCAGGATGCTCTCCCGCTCGAACTCGGCGATGGCGCGGGAGTGCTCCACAATCTCCTGCCCGGTCTCGCGCAAGGCTTTGGCGGCCAGCGTATTCTCCTCGGGGAGGGCTGGAGCCTTGCTGAGCCGGTCGAGCAGTTCGCCGTAGCGCTCCAACCCCTTGGCCATGGCTTCGCCGTGAGTCATGCCCCCCGGCTCGCCGATCTCCTCGGACAAGGCGTCCAGCGCGGTCCTGACCTTTTGCAGGTTTTCACGCCCCACCGTAAAAAATGCCCGGTCCCTGTAGAGAAAGAAGTTCTTCTCCTCACGCCGGATTTCGAGGATCAGGTTGCGCAGGTCATCGGCCCGTTCGACCAGGATGACCTCCTGCTGCAACTGATTGATGTTGGAGAGCGAGAGCAATCCTATGCCGCCGAAGGCGAGCGTGAAGATCGCGATCCCGATGATGATGGTATGTCTGAGATTGGGTCTGACCATGTACTGCGTCCTCGTTTTCTCCCGCTGGAACGGGAGAATCCACAGTATGCCGCGCACATGGAAAACGCAAGGCGTTGTCCCCCGGTCCGTCACCGAGCCGGGGAGCGGTAACACAAGCGGCATAACCGCACAGCAAAGTCGAAATGCTTCGGCTCGTCAGCCGCAGAGGGGTGCGGCTACGCCAGCTTCCGGTTGGCGTAATCGAAGAATCTCCCACTCTTGATACTGAATTCCTTGTCGAAAAACACGGAGGAAATAAGGAACTCGGCCGAGGAACGATTGCTGGCGGTGGGGATGTTATAGAGAACGGCAAGCCGGAGCAGGGCCTTTACGTCCACGTCGTGCGGCTGGGGCTCCATGGGGTCCCAGAAGAAGAACAGGATGTCCACTCCGCCGTCCGCGATCAACGCGCCGAGCTGCTGGTCGCCGCCCAGGGGGCCGGACTTCAGCCGGGTGACCTTTTTGCCCCCGTGCTCTGCCGCCCCACTGCTGAGCAGCTCCTCCACCAGCCGTCCGGTAGTACCGGTTGCCACTAGGTTGTGCTGGAGGATGGCGTCGCGGTTGCAATCGAGAAAATCCAGGAGCTCGTCCTTGCAGTTGTCGTGAGCCACCACGGCAATGTTTTTAACGCTGTCCATATCGCCTCCCGCTGCTGGGGCCTCGACGCCGGGACCAGCCCGGCATGAGCCTTGATTAGGGCTTATCGCCTGTCATCCATCCGATATCACTTGTCTATTCGTTTGTATATCCCCCGAAAGTACGTTTGCGGCAAGAACGCCACACGAAGACACCCTCTGTTCCACTGAAGCCGATATGAACCTCTCCTGCGTTGCGTCAATAGCCATCCCCAATCCAGACTATTGCCCCATCGCTTCCACGCTTCCCGTTTGGAATTCCGGATTTTTTCTTCCTCGTGCAACGCCTCAAATTCTCCTTTGAAGACGGGGAGCTACTAATTGTCTGCGCAAAGTTGAAAAAAAAATTCTCATGGCGTACTGTGCCTCACTTATCTGCCCGGCAGGGATGAAAAAACACCTTTTCGTCCCTGCCGCCCCTCTCCGGAGGCAACTGGTGAACCATAAGAAAACGACGCCAAAACATGCTCTTTCGATACATGACCGCGATGCGGCCTCCCGCATCGCTCCCTTGTTTATGTAAGGGACAGGTCCTGCTGCTCTGGACCGTTCTCGCACTGATCTGGACCGCCGCACCGGCGCAGGCCGAAGCGGAAAAAGCCGCGCCCTTCTCCCGCCAGACAGTGGTGGACAAGGCCCGGCAGCTGAACAAGACCCCGTTCGACCCCGCCGCCGGGCAGGTGCCCCAAGCCCTGCTCGACCTCGACTATGATGCCTGGCGCGACATCCGCTTCCGCCCGGAAAAGGCGCTCTGGAAGAACGAAAAGCTCCCCTTCCAGTTGCAGTTCTTCCATCCCGGCCTGTTCTACGACCGGGTGGTGCCCATCCACATCGTCACCAAGGGAAACGCAAAACCTCTGCCCTTTGACAGCTCCCTGTTCGACTACGGGGACAACCACACCGTGCCCGAGCAGATTCCCGACCAATTCGGCTTTGCGGGTTTCCGCATCCACGGCCCCATCAACACGACGAAATACTTCGACGAGATAGCGGTCTTCCTGGGCGCGAGCTATTTCCGCGCCGTGGCCAAGGGGCAGGTCTACGGCCTCTCCGCCAGGGGGCTGGCCATAGACACGGCCCAGCCGGACGGCGAGGAATTCCCCTATTTTCGCGAATTCTGGATTGAAAAGCCCACGCGCAAAAGCTCAAGCCTGACCGTGCACGCCCTGCTGGACAGCAAGAGCTGCACCGGGGCCTACACCTTCGTCATCCGGGGCGGAAAGACAACCACCATGGACGTCACGGCCACCCTCTTCATGCGCGCCCCGGTGGCCAAAATCGGCATCGCCCCCCTGACCAGCATGTTCCTGTTCGGGGAGAACACCGACGAACGCAAGGTCCGGGACTTCCGGCCAGAGGTCCACGACTCCGACGGCCTGCTCATCAGGAACGAGACCGGCGAATGGTTCTGGCGCCCCCTGGACAACCCCGTGAACCTGGAAGTGAACGCCTTCCAGGCGGACAACGTGCGCGGCTTCGGCCTGCTCCAGCGCGACCACGACTTCAACCACTACCAGGACCTGGAAGCCAACCAGGAGCGCAGACCCAGCCTGTGGGTCGAGCCCAAGGGCAACTGGGGCAAGGGTCATGTGGAGCTGGTCGCCATCCCCACGGACAAGGAAATCCATGACAATATCGTGGCTTTCTGGACGCCGGACGATGCTCTGCCCATCGGCGTGGCCCAGACCTACGAATACCGCCTGAACTGGCACGCGGGCCGTTTCACCCATCCCCCGCTCGGCTACGCCACGGCCAGCCGGTCCGGCGACGTGGAGGGCGGCGGAAAGCGGTTCGTCATCGACTTCAACAGCAAGGCCCTCCAGCTCCTGCGGCAGCCGACCCCCATCGAGGGGGTGGTCACCTGCGGCAAGGGCGCTGCCGTTTCGGGTCTGCACGTGGAAAAGAACCCCCATACCGGGGGCTGGCGTCTCTCCTTCGTCATCAAGTCCGACGAGGAACCCTCGGCTCTGGAAAAAGTCCTGCCCAACCGCAGGACTCCCATCGACATCCGAGCTTTTCTCCGCCTCAAGGATACCACTCTGACGGAAACCTGGAACTATGCCTATCACCCCTGATCTCCAACCGCCCCGAGGGGATGCGCAACGCGAGCGGACAGCCCGCTGCCTGATGGACTACCTGGACCAGCTCCCCATGGGTACGGAACAACGGCTGGAACTGGGCCTCTCCGTACTGCGGGAGCTGCCCGCCGAGGCATCCTCCGGACAGGCCCTAGAGGCGCTGCATACCCGGTTGCCGGTACTGGCCCCGGAAGCCTTTCCGTCGAGCCACCCGGCCATCGATCGCGGCCACATGCCCGCCCAGTACCTTGGACGCCCGCGCAAGGGGCTGCCCGGTTTCCTGGCGCAGTGGGCGTGGCTGCTGGTGGTCGGCCTGCTCCTGACCCTGACCCTGTTGCTGAACAGCCTCCAGTGAGCACGTCATGACCGATAAAATGCATGAAACCGGCTGGCGCAGGGCCGCCGACAGACGCCGCTTCGTCCTCGGCCTGCTCATCCTGATCCCGTCAGCTCTGGCCAGCGCCTACGTTGGCTCGGTCCTGCCGGAAAAGGGCTCCACCCTGCTGGAGCTGGCCATCATCATCGTCTATTCCATCCTGTTCGCCTGGATTTCCGTGGGATTCTGGACGGCCATCATGGGGTGCTTCACCCTGCTTCGGCGCTATGACAGGTTCACCATCAGCCATGCGCAGAACGAACCGCTGGAGCCGGGCCCGACACCGCGCACAGCAGTGCTCTTCCCCATCTGCAACGAGGACACGCCTCGGGTCATGGCCGGAATCAAGACCACCTATCTCTCCCTGCAAAGGGCAGAGGGCGCGGACAATTTCGACATCCACATCCTGAGCGACTCCAGCGGCGCGGACAAATGGATGGAAGAAGAGGCGGCCTGGGCCGAACTGGTCAATGAATTGGGCGCGCAGGGGCGCATCTTCTACCGCAACCGCAAGGTCAATCTGAAGCGCAAGAGCGGCAACGTGGCGGACTTCTGCCGCCGCCACGGCAAGGCATACACCTACATGGCGGTCTTTGACGCGGACAGCGTCATGTCCGGCGAGACCCTCGACGCCATGGTCCGCATCATGGAGCGCAGGCGCAAGGTCGGTATCCTGCAGACCGCGCCCGCCTGCTTTGGACGCGATACCCTGCTCGGACGGCTCCAGCAGTTCGCCAACCGCGTGTACGGTCCCATGTTCGCGGCCGGTCTGTCCTTCTGGCAGCTGGGCGACGCCCAGTACTGGGGACACAACGCCCTGATCCGCATCGAGCCCTTCATGCGCCACTGCGGACTGCCCAGGCTCTCGGGCAAGCCGCCGCTGGGCGGCGACATCCTCAGCCACGACTTTGTGGAGGCCGCGCTCATGCGTCGGGCGGGCTGGGGAGTCTGGCTCGCCTTCGACCTGCCCGGAAGCTGGGAGGAGTGCCCGCCCAACCTGCTCTCCGAACTCAAGCGGGACCGCCGCTGGTGCCAGGGCAACCTCCAGCACCTCCGCCTGCTCTTTTCCGAAGGGCTGTTTCCGGCCCACCGGGTCCTGTTCCTCAACGGGGCCATGAGCTACGCCTCGGCCCTGCTCTGGTTCCTGTTCCTGATGCTCTCCTCGGCGGAGGCCGTGCTCCAGGCAATCGTCGGCCCCAGCTACTTCACGGCCACCAAGTCCCTGTTCCCGGCCTGGCCAGTTTGGCAGCCGCTCTGGGCGCTGGTCCTCCTGGCCACCACCGGCGTACTGCTCTTCCTGCCCAAGATCATCAGCTACCTGCTGATCCTGTTCAAGACCCGCCAGTCTCGCTTGTTTGGCGGCCCGCTGCGCCTGCTGGTCAGTATCGCCCTGGAGGTATTCTTCTCCGCCATGCTGGCTCCCGTCCGCATGCTCTTCCATAGCAAGTTCGTCCTCATCACTCTGCTGGGCATGAAGATCGGCTGGGGATCGCAGCAACGGGACGACCGCCCCACCTCCTGGTGGGAGGCGACCCGCTTCCACCTCGGCGGCGTGCTCTTCGGCATCCTCTGGGGCGGCGTGGTCTGGCTTTACTCTCCCCTCTTCTTCTGGTGGATCGCGCCCATCGTCCTGCCCCTAGTGCTGGCCATCCCCCTCTCGGTGCTCACCAGCCACGACGGCCCGGGACGTTGGCTGCGCCGCAAGAAGCTGCTGCTCATCCCGGAGGAATCGGCCCCGGCGCAGGAAATCCAAGACGTTACCCGCTTCACCGAACGAATGGAGGCCGCCTCAGTGCCCCTGGGCCTGCCACGCGAAGCCGGATTCCTGCGGGCCCTGCTCGACCCGGGCGTCAACGCCCTTCGCCGAAGCCTGCAATCAGGGACTCGCGCCTCCCTGTCCCCGGAAGCGGAGGCCAGACGCGATCAAATCGTGGAAAAAACATTGCGGGAAGGTCCCGGCAGCCTCACGCCGGGAGAGAAGCGACTCCTGCTCCACGACCCCGAACGGCTTCTCACGCTGCACAGGCAGGCCTGGACGCTGGATGACGGGAACCTGCGCAGACAATGGGTGGAGGACCTTCAGAGATAGGCCGCCCAAAACGGTTCTGCCACATACCGATAGGACAGAAGAACACGGGGCTAGGTCCAGACCTCTCCGATGACGTCCTTCATGGCAGTAAGATTCATCTCTCCGTCCCGCTTCCCAAGGGAAAGCAGATACAGGCTGAGGCGCTTCTCGAGAAGCATGACAGGTGCGATGCCATAGGCGCTGGCGACCTCGTTGGCCTTGGAAAGCGGCATGACGCCGAGGCCGACCTCATCGGCGACGAACTTCAGGATGGCCGACTCCTGGTCCACAACAACGGTCTTTTTCGGGCGCGCCCCGATGTCGGCGAACAACGCCGTCAGAACCCTGTTCATGGGGCAATGGTCACTGGTCCAGACCCACGGGAACTCGGCGATTTTCCCTGCATCCGCGTCCGCAAGCGCTTCCCGCCAGGCCTCGGGTGCGACGACGGCCAGCTCGATCTCGCCTAGAAGCCGCGCTTCAACCCCGTCGTCTTCAGGCAGGAAATAGGAAAACCCCAGGTCGATGCCACCGGAACGCAGCTCGCTCACGACATCCCAGCTCATGGTCTCCTTTACGACCAGGGACAGGCCCGGATACCGCCGCGACAGCAGGGAATGAACCTCCTTCAGGCGCAGTAGACGAGGGTCGGTGTTGGCTCCAAGGGTGATTACGCCATGTCCGCCGCCCACGATCCTTTCGGCTTCGTTCCGAAAATCGGCCATACCCCGCAACACGCCCCCGGCCTTTTCCTTCAGGCGCTCCCCCTCGCCGGTCAGCTCCATACCTTTGGAAGTCCGTTGGAAAAGCGTGATGCCGAGTTCCTCCTCCAGGGCCTTGATCTGGGCGCTCACCGCAGGCTGGCTCACGTTGAGCCTGGCCGCCGCGCGGGTCATATTCCCTTCTTCCGCGACGGCGACAAAAGACGCAAGCTGGTATAATTCCATGACAACCTCCCGGCAATCCACAGCGCTTATGAAGCAAATCCAATGTATTGATTGGACCCGAAACTCCCTTGCGCCTTATCTTTCAGGTTCAAAACACAACCCCCAACCGCGAGGTCACCATGTTCTCCCTGATTGCGGCCATGTGCATCTTTTCGCTCACGATGTCCATTTCTCCCGGGCCGGTCAACATGACCATCATCGCTTCCGGAGCCACCCATGGATTCCGTAAGACGTTCCCCTTCGTGTCGGGA encodes the following:
- a CDS encoding sigma-54-dependent transcriptional regulator, encoding MTAARILVVEDEQIARENLTHVLTGAGHNVTAMISAEEGLRELDKREYDLVVTDLMLPGMDGIELLERARARYPSLMVIVVTGHATVANAVKAMQKGAHSYIAKPLKLDELRLQVERAIEQHALSVEVLRLRKLIAQGKSDFPMVGQSDDFVKLKDTVRQLAQMNCNVLIQGETGTGKELIAQGIHELSQRSDERFMAINCGTFTPELMDKELFGHEKEAFTGANRGQKGILEVADGGTVFFDEIGELELNMQVKLLRVLQERKFLRVGGTREIPVDIRVVAATNCDLRELVEKGEFRQDLYYRLNVVTLQAPPLREHREDIPILIGHFLEKHRQPGQSITSIAQDTLDILMRYPFPGNVRELENIVQRALALGQGQSFTPDLLPEEIGMAKAEAPLPTLEEVEKAHIRKVIAAAGGNKTQAARILGIDRVSLWRKIKRYHLE
- a CDS encoding sensor histidine kinase — its product is MVRPNLRHTIIIGIAIFTLAFGGIGLLSLSNINQLQQEVILVERADDLRNLILEIRREEKNFFLYRDRAFFTVGRENLQKVRTALDALSEEIGEPGGMTHGEAMAKGLERYGELLDRLSKAPALPEENTLAAKALRETGQEIVEHSRAIAEFERESILGINQKLRMTLVISMGVIAVVVLALVAFVTRSILGPLRKVQEATRSIAQGTFVPLTVRNAHDEIQQVFVALNSMVEELKKRQIQLVQAQKLSSIGTLASGIAHQLNNPLNNISTSAQILEEETGGQSEFADKMMRNITQETIRARDIVKGLLEFSRHKDFSPAPYPIKSVLESSVRLVSSQVGPRITVNVDVPDNIVLMVDRQRLQEAFINLIINAIQAIGGGEGVIDIQAYTEDEHEVIAISDTGEGMSADTLQRIFDPFFSTKEVGQGTGLGLFIVYGIIDKHQGSIRAESAPGEGTTFFIRLPLLREGVA
- a CDS encoding methylglyoxal synthase, with the protein product MDSVKNIAVVAHDNCKDELLDFLDCNRDAILQHNLVATGTTGRLVEELLSSGAAEHGGKKVTRLKSGPLGGDQQLGALIADGGVDILFFFWDPMEPQPHDVDVKALLRLAVLYNIPTASNRSSAEFLISSVFFDKEFSIKSGRFFDYANRKLA
- a CDS encoding glucan biosynthesis protein translates to MLFRYMTAMRPPASLPCLCKGQVLLLWTVLALIWTAAPAQAEAEKAAPFSRQTVVDKARQLNKTPFDPAAGQVPQALLDLDYDAWRDIRFRPEKALWKNEKLPFQLQFFHPGLFYDRVVPIHIVTKGNAKPLPFDSSLFDYGDNHTVPEQIPDQFGFAGFRIHGPINTTKYFDEIAVFLGASYFRAVAKGQVYGLSARGLAIDTAQPDGEEFPYFREFWIEKPTRKSSSLTVHALLDSKSCTGAYTFVIRGGKTTTMDVTATLFMRAPVAKIGIAPLTSMFLFGENTDERKVRDFRPEVHDSDGLLIRNETGEWFWRPLDNPVNLEVNAFQADNVRGFGLLQRDHDFNHYQDLEANQERRPSLWVEPKGNWGKGHVELVAIPTDKEIHDNIVAFWTPDDALPIGVAQTYEYRLNWHAGRFTHPPLGYATASRSGDVEGGGKRFVIDFNSKALQLLRQPTPIEGVVTCGKGAAVSGLHVEKNPHTGGWRLSFVIKSDEEPSALEKVLPNRRTPIDIRAFLRLKDTTLTETWNYAYHP
- the mdoH gene encoding glucans biosynthesis glucosyltransferase MdoH codes for the protein MTDKMHETGWRRAADRRRFVLGLLILIPSALASAYVGSVLPEKGSTLLELAIIIVYSILFAWISVGFWTAIMGCFTLLRRYDRFTISHAQNEPLEPGPTPRTAVLFPICNEDTPRVMAGIKTTYLSLQRAEGADNFDIHILSDSSGADKWMEEEAAWAELVNELGAQGRIFYRNRKVNLKRKSGNVADFCRRHGKAYTYMAVFDADSVMSGETLDAMVRIMERRRKVGILQTAPACFGRDTLLGRLQQFANRVYGPMFAAGLSFWQLGDAQYWGHNALIRIEPFMRHCGLPRLSGKPPLGGDILSHDFVEAALMRRAGWGVWLAFDLPGSWEECPPNLLSELKRDRRWCQGNLQHLRLLFSEGLFPAHRVLFLNGAMSYASALLWFLFLMLSSAEAVLQAIVGPSYFTATKSLFPAWPVWQPLWALVLLATTGVLLFLPKIISYLLILFKTRQSRLFGGPLRLLVSIALEVFFSAMLAPVRMLFHSKFVLITLLGMKIGWGSQQRDDRPTSWWEATRFHLGGVLFGILWGGVVWLYSPLFFWWIAPIVLPLVLAIPLSVLTSHDGPGRWLRRKKLLLIPEESAPAQEIQDVTRFTERMEAASVPLGLPREAGFLRALLDPGVNALRRSLQSGTRASLSPEAEARRDQIVEKTLREGPGSLTPGEKRLLLHDPERLLTLHRQAWTLDDGNLRRQWVEDLQR
- a CDS encoding LysR family transcriptional regulator encodes the protein MELYQLASFVAVAEEGNMTRAAARLNVSQPAVSAQIKALEEELGITLFQRTSKGMELTGEGERLKEKAGGVLRGMADFRNEAERIVGGGHGVITLGANTDPRLLRLKEVHSLLSRRYPGLSLVVKETMSWDVVSELRSGGIDLGFSYFLPEDDGVEARLLGEIELAVVAPEAWREALADADAGKIAEFPWVWTSDHCPMNRVLTALFADIGARPKKTVVVDQESAILKFVADEVGLGVMPLSKANEVASAYGIAPVMLLEKRLSLYLLSLGKRDGEMNLTAMKDVIGEVWT